In Sorghum bicolor cultivar BTx623 chromosome 10, Sorghum_bicolor_NCBIv3, whole genome shotgun sequence, one genomic interval encodes:
- the LOC8081284 gene encoding transcription factor ILI4, whose protein sequence is MSSRRSRASVSEEEINELISRLQTLLPSARRRGGSEASTTKLLKETCSYIKSLHREVDDLSDRLSDLMATMDHNSPGAEIIRSLLR, encoded by the exons ATGTCGAGCCGGAGGTCCCGCGCGTCGGTGTCGGAGGAGGAGATCAACGAGCTCATCTCCAGGCTCCAGACGCTGCTCCCCAGCGCGCGCCGCCGTGGCGGCAGCGAG GCGTCGACGACGAAGCTGCTCAAGGAGACCTGCAGCTACATCAAGAGCCTGCACCGGGAGGTGGACGACCTGAGCGACCGCCTGTCCGACCTCATGGCCACCATGGACCACAACAGCCCCGGCGCCGAGATCATCCGCAGCCTCCTCCGCTAG
- the LOC8065520 gene encoding HVA22-like protein a encodes MGSGSFLKVLANNFDVLAGPLISLAYPLYASVRAIETKNPVDDQQWLTYWVLYSFITLFELTFAPIIEWLPFWSYAKLFFNCWLVLPWFNGAAYVYDHFVRPTFVNRQIVNIWYVPRNEKLGKSDDVLSAAERYIEQNGPEAFEKLISKSTKSSKSRNTKRSILEEAEAENRAKAERESWDENPFYDKNYRY; translated from the exons ATGGGGTCCGGATCTTTCCTCAAGGTGCTGGCTAACAACTTCGATGTCCTAGCAGG gcCACTCATATCACTTGCATATCCTCT ATATGCTTCTGTTAGAGCAATAGAGACCAAAAATCCTGTAGATGACCAGCAGTGGCTCACTTACTGGGTGTTGTACTCATTTATCACTTTGTTTGAGCTAACTTTTGCTCCAATTATCGAGTG GCTTCCATTTTGGTCATATGCAAAGTTGTTCTTTAACTGCTGGTTGGTCTTACCTTGGTTCAATGGTGCTGCTTATGTTTACGACCATTTTGTGCGGCCAACGTTTGTGAACCGCCAAATagtgaacatatggtatgttccaaggaATGAGAAGCTAGGTAAATCTGATGATGTTCTGTCAGCTGCAGAGAGATATATTGAGCAAAATGGACCGGAAGCATTTGAGAAGCTCATCAGCAAG TCTACAAAGTCTTCAAAATCAAGGAACACAAAGCGGTCGATCTTGGAGGAGGCAGAGGCTGAAAACAGAGCTAAGGCTGAAAGAGAATCGTGGGATGAAAATCCCTTCTACGACAAAAATTACAGATACTAA